The Nematostella vectensis chromosome 11, jaNemVect1.1, whole genome shotgun sequence nucleotide sequence GCCTATGTTGCTTATAAGCATTGCTTATAAGATTTCagtctaaaaaatatataatttgacGTGCTTTGCCTTCATTGGCTCCCAATAAAGCTACTGAGTTCTACTCTGCAGGAGAACAGCCGGCTGCTTGCACAAGTTTTTCAAtgttaaaaaatgaaattttagAACTTCATATGCTATAGAAAATATAGCCATTTTGTATCTGCTTCCTGCCATGTACGTTGTAAgagaatttagaaaaaaagatcATCAAAACAGATGTCTCTGTGACCAGATGAACACAATAAAGAACACAAAAACATGGATAATTCAACTCACCAAGGGCCATAAAACATGACAAAATGCGGAGTACTGCCCATTATTTTGTCTTCGAAGTTTGCAAAATTAAGAATTTGTACTCGAGCGTTGATAAACTGCAAATATGAATAAAAAacatacaacaacaaaaacacaccggccgccattttgaactaCCACCACAGGGTGTCCCGCCAgtgccacaggaaacccgtaGAAGACACAGGGAGTCCAAGAGATTCATTGGACCTTCacccaaaatggcggacgaagATGCAGAAGACTCTACTGAATTTGAGGGTTTGTCTCATAGCGAGGCGATGTCTATATTCAGAAAAGAGTTGTCTAAAGTAATGCAGGACCCACTGCTTGTTGGTTTACCTAGTGAACCCACAGTAGAAGAGATAACTGCGCAGTTGGCATTAGAGCATGGCCGTGCCATCATGGTGAATGTGCGGCAGCAAGACAAAATGGCAACGATATTACGTGAGTCTGCTTTGGTTGAGACTAAGAAAGATGTGTTAGTTTGGGAAAGAAAGCCTTTGTTTTCATCAAAACGCGAAAATGCCACTAGGTCCCTCCATGAATGGAAGGGTCCCTCGGAAATGTCgaaagacagaaaaaaaagaattgagATGCTACCCGTAATAGAGATTAGAAAGAATTTTTTCCTACtgaagggccgtagcaaggggtggggaaCTGGGGACACTTGCCCtcacatatttgaaaaaaaaaggaaatgaccatgGTCACTGGCCAGTAGCGGCGTGGCTGTGATCTACCCTCACCCCAATGTTTTCTTAAAGTTTTTgtattgtcccccccccccccccaataatttggGGCCTGCTAGGGCTATTTACTGTATTGAATACAACTCAATTCTTCATAGTATCATAGCAGAAGTAGACTTTACAAACAAAAGGTCAAAGGCTTGTTTGCTAACTCCCTGTTTTGTTTAGCTGTTGTCGTTGTTCAAGACGCGACTGTCCTGGATCTAAAGAAGGCCATCCAGAGACACATCACATTGAAGCAGACTCGTGAGGGTGGAGCTACGTACATCAGCTGGTCAGTGAAGCCAGGGTGGTATTTTAGCTAGTCAGTAGAACAAGGGGGGGCTTAGCTAGTTGTAGGAGGTAGGGGGATAGCCTGTCAGTGGGGTTAATAGGTCAATATTTTTCATTAGCCAACACTTAGGTGGCCTTTCACtgcaaacttttgacctttaGTAGGGGAAAATACAGGATTTTTTAGGAAGGGTTTTAGAAAAGGAGGTGACTTCTTTTAAGGGCTTAAGGGCACAGAAATAATTGGTGAGAGTTTAAAAACTGTTGAAAATAACAGCAATTTATTGCTTGTGTTTCAGGAAGTATGTCTGGAGAACATTCTGGCTAATGTTTGAGGGGCAGAAACTGTCAGATGATCACAAATCACTTAAAGAGTGAGTCCACCAACTTCAATGCtggaaatgtaaaaaaaagccaGTGTTCAGAAATcacaaattattatttttttcttttccaggTATGGTATTTCCAGTAGAGATGAAGTAACATTTGCAAAACGACTCAAAAGAAAGTGAAATAAGAGATCATGCTGTATTATAttgtaaataatttttatatattgagaaatagaaacaatacaccaaaaactggaattcgaccaaattttcgtctttaataagacttcttcagggcaccCAGCAGCATTGGTCATAATGCAAACTTGAAATACACATTTGATCATTACAGTATCGGAAACCATTGttgaatagaataaaaaagcctAAACTGTCGTGATCttgtaccagaacaatgaatacaatacaccagagtcgaattccagtttttggtgtattaaaCCATTGTTTATTTTCGCCAGGCAAGCAGCTTTTATATTTTAACAgtaaaatttatttaaatgtaaaatataaaattactCTTAGGGGACTTATTCTTTAAACCTTGCAATACAATAAACCATATTATTCTTGACTCTATTACCTCCTCAATAATATAATTCTTTTTATGTGCCAATTTCTCTGGTACTCCAAGTCTTTGCCATTTTTACAAGCTAAAAACCTCCTtacagctgttaaacagcatGAAGCTTTCCTATATACTGTTTATGGCATTTTTGTTGATATATTTCGCCATATTTCAGGAATTCAAGTAAGATAGAGGAAACATCTTCATCTTTTGTCACTGTTATTCAAGCGGGAGGTCTTGTCAGcttgacatttgattgacAACTTACCAGTACAGACTCTTTATAGTACAGTTTCATGTTTAACATTAATTCTATGTAACCTGTTTTCAGTCCATAAATACTCTTTAAACCTGTTTTCCACTACCTGCTAATCTTGTGTGACTGTCTAAAGCTGAGAGGAAGCTTTTAGTGGTTTATCCTCCCAGAGTGTGCGTCCATCACAAGCACAGtactttttagtattttggAACAGACCGGCTGATCTTGCAATTATGCCACACCCCACCCTAAATGAACAAACAGACTTTGATCTGATTTATCACAATCTGGTTACTGGTAGCTACTTTTGGATTTTG carries:
- the LOC5505949 gene encoding U11/U12 small nuclear ribonucleoprotein 25 kDa protein, which translates into the protein MADEDAEDSTEFEGLSHSEAMSIFRKELSKVMQDPLLVGLPSEPTVEEITAQLALEHGRAIMVNVRQQDKMATILPVVVVQDATVLDLKKAIQRHITLKQTREGGATYISWKYVWRTFWLMFEGQKLSDDHKSLKEYGISSRDEVTFAKRLKRK